The Pseudomonas extremaustralis genome contains a region encoding:
- the ccoN gene encoding cytochrome-c oxidase, cbb3-type subunit I yields the protein MNTTLSTAYNYKVVRQFAIMTVVWGIVGMGLGVFLAAQLVWPALNFDLPWTSFGRLRPLHTNAVIFAFGGCALFASSFYSVQRTCQTQLFAPKVAQFCFWGWQLVIVLAAITLPLGYTSSKEYAELEWPIDILITIVWVAYAIVFFGTVAKRNTKHIYVGNWFFGAFIITVAILHIVNNLEIPVSLTKSYSLYGGATDAMVQWWYGHNAVGFFLTAGFLGMMYYFVPKQAERPVYSYRLSIVHFWALITLYIWAGPHHLHYTALPDWAQSLGMVMSLVLLAPSWGGMINGMMTLSGAWHKLRSDPILRFLVVSLAFYGMSTFEGPMMAIKTVNSLSHYTDWTIGHVHAGALGWVAMISIGALYHMIPKVFGRQQMYSVGLINAHFWLATIGTVLYIASMWVNGIAQGLMWRAINEDGTLTYSFVETLVASHPGYVVRLVGGAVFLSGMFLMAYNTWRTVRSAQPVEDAPVAQMA from the coding sequence ATGAACACTACATTAAGCACCGCCTATAACTACAAGGTGGTCCGCCAATTCGCCATTATGACGGTGGTGTGGGGCATCGTCGGCATGGGGCTCGGGGTTTTTCTCGCGGCCCAATTGGTGTGGCCTGCACTCAACTTTGACTTGCCTTGGACCAGCTTCGGCCGCTTGCGCCCGCTGCATACCAACGCGGTGATCTTCGCCTTCGGGGGTTGTGCGCTGTTTGCCAGCTCCTTCTACTCGGTGCAGCGCACCTGCCAGACCCAACTGTTCGCGCCGAAAGTCGCCCAGTTCTGCTTCTGGGGCTGGCAACTGGTCATTGTCCTGGCAGCGATCACCTTGCCGCTGGGTTACACCAGTTCCAAGGAATACGCCGAGCTGGAATGGCCGATCGATATCCTGATCACCATTGTCTGGGTCGCCTACGCCATTGTGTTTTTCGGCACAGTGGCCAAGCGCAACACCAAGCATATCTATGTCGGTAACTGGTTCTTCGGTGCGTTCATCATCACCGTGGCTATCCTGCATATCGTCAACAACCTGGAAATCCCGGTCAGCCTGACCAAGTCCTACTCGCTGTACGGCGGTGCGACGGATGCCATGGTGCAGTGGTGGTATGGGCATAACGCTGTAGGTTTCTTCCTGACCGCCGGCTTCCTGGGGATGATGTACTACTTCGTACCCAAGCAAGCCGAACGTCCGGTGTATTCCTATCGCCTGTCCATCGTGCACTTCTGGGCGCTGATCACCCTGTACATCTGGGCCGGTCCGCACCACCTGCACTACACCGCGTTGCCGGACTGGGCACAGTCGTTGGGCATGGTGATGTCCCTGGTGCTGCTGGCGCCAAGCTGGGGCGGCATGATCAACGGCATGATGACCCTGTCGGGCGCCTGGCATAAGTTGCGCAGCGACCCGATCCTGCGCTTCCTGGTGGTCTCGCTGGCGTTCTATGGCATGTCGACGTTCGAAGGGCCGATGATGGCCATCAAGACCGTCAACTCGCTGTCCCACTACACCGACTGGACCATCGGCCACGTACACGCCGGCGCTCTGGGCTGGGTGGCGATGATCTCCATCGGCGCGCTGTACCACATGATCCCGAAAGTCTTCGGTCGCCAGCAGATGTACAGCGTCGGCCTGATCAACGCGCACTTCTGGCTGGCCACTATCGGCACCGTGCTCTACATCGCCTCGATGTGGGTCAACGGTATCGCTCAGGGCCTGATGTGGCGCGCGATCAACGAAGACGGCACGCTGACCTACTCTTTCGTCGAAACCCTGGTGGCCAGCCACCCAGGCTACGTCGTGCGGTTGGTGGGCGGTGCGGTGTTCCTCAGCGGCATGTTCCTGATGGCATACAACACATGGCGCACCGTGCGCTCGGCACAACCTGTCGAAGACGCCCCTGTCGCGCAAATGGCCTGA
- a CDS encoding alpha/beta family hydrolase encodes MGKEHKASIDGDQWARCVQEHGWLWDAASGAEGRPPVTLILAHGAGAPMDSAFMSDMAARLAAHGVNVLRFEFPYMAQRRVDAGKRPPNPAPKLLESWREVYAEVRRHVAGKLAIGGKSMGGRMASLLADELGADGLVCLGYPFYAVGKPEKPRVEHLAGLKTPTLIVQGERDALGNRAAVEGYALAPGIEVMWLVAGDHDLKPLKASGFSHEQHLEAAAGKVAGFLGAC; translated from the coding sequence ATGGGCAAAGAGCACAAGGCCAGTATTGACGGGGATCAATGGGCGCGGTGTGTGCAGGAACATGGCTGGCTGTGGGATGCCGCGTCGGGCGCCGAGGGCCGTCCACCGGTCACCCTGATCCTGGCCCACGGCGCGGGCGCACCGATGGACTCAGCCTTCATGAGCGACATGGCTGCACGCCTTGCTGCGCATGGCGTCAACGTGTTGCGCTTCGAGTTTCCCTACATGGCGCAGCGGCGCGTGGACGCAGGCAAACGCCCCCCGAACCCGGCGCCGAAACTGTTGGAGAGTTGGCGCGAGGTGTATGCCGAAGTGCGACGCCATGTCGCTGGGAAACTGGCCATTGGCGGCAAGTCCATGGGCGGGCGCATGGCCAGTTTGCTGGCGGACGAATTGGGCGCCGATGGGCTGGTCTGCCTGGGCTATCCGTTCTATGCGGTGGGCAAGCCGGAAAAACCCCGGGTCGAGCACCTGGCCGGGCTGAAGACGCCGACGCTGATCGTGCAGGGTGAGCGCGATGCACTGGGCAATCGGGCGGCGGTGGAAGGGTATGCGTTAGCGCCGGGCATCGAGGTGATGTGGTTGGTGGCCGGCGATCATGATCTGAAGCCGTTGAAGGCGTCGGGGTTTAGTCATGAGCAGCATTTGGAGGCGGCGGCGGGGAAGGTGGCTGGGTTTCTCGGCGCCTGTTGA
- a CDS encoding methyl-accepting chemotaxis protein, whose product MRNNQPVTQRERTFPAQQRLISTTDAKGVITYCNDAFVEISGFSRDELVRAPHNLVRHPDVPAAVFTHMWSTLKQGLPWMGIVKNRCKTGDHYWVNAYVTPVFEGSQVVGYESVRIKPTAEQIRRAEALYHRINQGKSAIPRRDKWLPVLQDWLPFILVSQLSFMIGASLNSHWGFALAAGLSVPLGLLGLSWQQRGLKRLLRLAEQTTSDPLIAQMYTDSRGAQARLEMSILSQEARLKTCLTRLQDTAEHLNDQAAQSNTLAHNSSSGLERQRVETEQVATAVNQMAATTQEVASHVQRTADATQEANRLTGRGRDIAGETREAIQRLSVAVGETGVTVTQLAKDSDEIGGVVDVIKGIADQTNLLALNAAIEAARAGEMGRGFAVVADEVRQLAQRTAESTGQIHTLIAKLQQTAAAAVQTMDAGHRQAEEGVAKVMEADQALVGISEAVANITDMTTQIAAATEEQSSVAEEISRNISTIALLADQTSEQALNSAQLSEELTHTAHTQYSLVERFNR is encoded by the coding sequence ATGCGTAATAACCAGCCCGTTACCCAACGCGAGCGAACTTTCCCCGCTCAGCAACGGTTGATTTCCACCACGGATGCCAAGGGTGTGATCACCTACTGCAACGACGCTTTCGTCGAAATCAGTGGGTTTTCCCGCGACGAACTGGTCCGTGCCCCGCACAACCTGGTGCGCCACCCGGATGTTCCGGCGGCAGTATTCACGCATATGTGGTCCACGCTCAAGCAAGGCTTGCCATGGATGGGCATCGTCAAGAACCGCTGCAAGACGGGCGATCACTATTGGGTGAACGCCTATGTGACGCCGGTCTTCGAAGGCAGCCAGGTGGTCGGCTACGAATCGGTGCGCATCAAGCCCACCGCTGAGCAGATCCGCCGCGCCGAAGCGCTCTACCACCGTATCAATCAGGGCAAGTCGGCCATTCCCCGGCGCGACAAGTGGCTGCCGGTGCTACAGGACTGGCTGCCGTTTATCCTGGTCAGCCAGTTGAGCTTCATGATCGGTGCGTCGCTCAACTCCCACTGGGGCTTTGCCTTGGCCGCCGGGCTGTCGGTGCCGTTGGGCCTGTTGGGCCTGAGCTGGCAACAGCGCGGCCTCAAGCGCCTCCTGCGCCTGGCCGAGCAGACCACCTCCGATCCGTTGATCGCACAGATGTATACCGACAGCCGCGGCGCACAAGCGCGCCTGGAGATGTCGATCCTCAGCCAGGAGGCGCGTCTGAAGACCTGTCTCACGCGCTTGCAGGACACCGCCGAACACCTGAACGATCAGGCCGCGCAGTCCAACACTCTGGCGCATAACAGCTCCAGCGGCCTGGAGCGTCAGCGCGTAGAAACCGAACAGGTGGCCACGGCGGTCAACCAGATGGCGGCGACCACCCAGGAAGTGGCCAGCCATGTGCAGCGCACCGCAGATGCGACCCAGGAAGCCAATCGCCTGACCGGCCGCGGTCGCGATATCGCCGGGGAAACCCGCGAGGCGATCCAGCGTCTGTCGGTGGCCGTCGGTGAGACGGGCGTGACCGTCACCCAACTGGCCAAGGACAGCGACGAAATCGGCGGCGTGGTCGACGTGATCAAAGGCATTGCCGACCAGACCAACCTGCTGGCGCTCAACGCAGCGATCGAAGCAGCCCGCGCCGGTGAGATGGGCCGTGGTTTCGCGGTGGTGGCCGATGAAGTGCGCCAATTGGCGCAACGTACCGCAGAATCGACCGGGCAGATCCACACGCTGATCGCCAAACTGCAGCAGACCGCTGCCGCCGCCGTACAAACCATGGACGCCGGGCATCGCCAGGCCGAAGAGGGCGTTGCGAAGGTGATGGAGGCGGACCAGGCGCTGGTGGGCATCAGCGAAGCGGTAGCCAACATCACCGACATGACCACCCAGATCGCGGCAGCCACCGAAGAGCAAAGCTCGGTGGCCGAAGAGATCAGCCGCAATATCAGCACCATTGCGCTGTTGGCGGATCAAACCTCAGAGCAAGCGCTGAACTCGGCGCAATTGAGTGAAGAGCTGACGCATACGGCGCATACCCAGTATTCGCTGGTAGAGCGTTTTAACCGGTAG
- a CDS encoding CPBP family intramembrane glutamic endopeptidase, producing MATLPWLYLALLSIGYVLALVYGQLGALAAVSVALLLIAGYAVRQQRTPWARAIGHGLFIVLALSLAMHWLPGFYNGRGIAPQRLTADAVPFSMYLNQDKPLIGFWLLLACPWIVARRALRLSICVTALALTLTAIAALGGATLLGVINWAPKWPEQAWLWMLNNLLLVTLVEEALFRGYVQGGLSRRFKHLPYGDNLALLLASLLFGLVHVGAGWHWVLLASIAGVGYGMAYRFGGLGAAVATHFGLNLLHFGLFTYPMLAG from the coding sequence ATGGCCACTTTGCCCTGGCTGTACCTCGCCCTGCTGTCCATCGGCTATGTCCTGGCGCTGGTCTACGGCCAACTGGGTGCGCTGGCGGCAGTCTCCGTGGCCCTGCTGCTGATTGCCGGATATGCAGTACGCCAGCAACGGACCCCTTGGGCGCGCGCCATTGGCCACGGCTTATTCATCGTGCTGGCCCTGAGCCTGGCGATGCACTGGCTGCCGGGTTTCTACAACGGCCGCGGCATCGCCCCGCAACGCTTGACCGCCGACGCCGTGCCCTTCTCGATGTATCTGAACCAGGACAAACCGCTGATCGGTTTCTGGCTGCTGCTGGCCTGCCCGTGGATCGTCGCGCGCCGCGCCCTGCGCCTGTCGATCTGCGTGACCGCCCTGGCCCTGACCCTGACCGCCATCGCCGCACTGGGCGGCGCCACGTTACTGGGCGTTATCAACTGGGCACCGAAATGGCCGGAACAGGCCTGGCTGTGGATGCTCAACAACCTGCTGCTGGTGACCCTGGTGGAAGAAGCCCTGTTCCGCGGCTACGTGCAAGGCGGCCTGAGCCGGCGCTTCAAACACCTGCCCTACGGCGACAACCTCGCGCTGCTGCTGGCATCGCTGCTATTCGGCCTGGTGCACGTGGGCGCGGGCTGGCATTGGGTGTTACTAGCGAGCATCGCCGGGGTGGGTTACGGCATGGCTTATCGATTTGGCGGGCTGGGTGCGGCGGTTGCCACGCATTTTGGTTTGAATTTGCTTCATTTTGGGTTGTTTACGTATCCGATGCTGGCGGGATGA
- a CDS encoding DMT family transporter has translation MSVISKQSVAAAASTSLFVLLWSSGAIFSKLGLAHASPFAFLLIRFAIALAGLVILVPILKLKLPRPGKPLLYAATTGLVLLGAYQIFYLLALDLNVTPGVMATIMGVQPILTVVVMERQRSWRRMFGLGLGLAGLIMVVYQGIGLSGMSLAGMLFGLLALASMTFGSIMQKRITDNPLGTLPVQYLAGLLLCAVFVPFQPFHFEHNASFYLPVLWMGLVVSLLATLLLYRLIARGNLVNVTSLFYLVPAVTAVMDYLIFGNRLALLSVLGMGLIIIGLIFVFRRG, from the coding sequence ATGTCTGTCATATCGAAACAATCCGTGGCCGCGGCGGCCTCGACGAGCCTGTTTGTATTGCTGTGGAGCAGCGGGGCGATTTTCTCCAAGCTGGGCCTGGCCCATGCGTCGCCCTTCGCTTTTTTGCTGATCCGTTTTGCCATTGCCCTGGCTGGGTTGGTGATACTGGTACCGATCCTCAAGCTGAAACTGCCACGCCCCGGCAAGCCACTGTTATATGCGGCGACAACGGGGCTGGTGCTGTTGGGGGCGTACCAGATCTTCTATCTGCTGGCCCTGGACCTCAACGTCACACCGGGCGTGATGGCGACCATCATGGGCGTGCAGCCGATCCTGACCGTGGTGGTGATGGAACGCCAGCGCTCCTGGCGCCGGATGTTCGGCCTGGGCCTGGGGTTGGCGGGGTTGATCATGGTGGTGTACCAGGGCATCGGGCTGTCGGGGATGTCCCTGGCCGGGATGCTCTTCGGCTTGCTGGCCCTGGCCAGCATGACCTTTGGTTCGATCATGCAAAAGCGCATCACCGATAACCCCTTGGGCACGCTGCCCGTGCAATACCTGGCGGGGCTGTTGTTGTGCGCGGTGTTCGTGCCGTTCCAGCCGTTCCACTTCGAACACAACGCCAGCTTCTACCTGCCGGTGCTATGGATGGGCCTGGTGGTGTCGCTGCTGGCGACGCTATTGCTGTACCGCCTGATCGCCCGGGGCAATCTGGTCAATGTCACTAGCCTGTTCTACCTGGTACCGGCGGTGACAGCCGTGATGGATTACCTGATCTTCGGCAACCGGCTCGCGTTGTTGAGCGTGCTGGGGATGGGGTTGATCATCATTGGCCTGATCTTTGTGTTCCGTAGAGGCTGA
- the aceK gene encoding bifunctional isocitrate dehydrogenase kinase/phosphatase has product MSQPTPALAIARTILEGFDDYREHFRQITDGARERFEKAQWQQGQAASAARINLYEEKVSEVTARLRENFAEAVLLDIDAWPLVKSAYIGLIDLRFDDELSETWYNSIFCGLFSHDLISDGCMFVHTTRPSLRRARAAQTRIYTPVGRISDMLGQIFADYSFSEPYADLSADLRRIEAQLRENLPDWVCKDPDLKVELFSSVLYRNKGAYLVGRIYTHDEQWPLVIPLLHREGQGIQIDALITDEADVSIIFSFTRSYFMVDVPVPAEFIGFLKRILPGKHIAELYTSIGFYKHGKSEFYRALINHLATTDDQFIMAPGVRGMVMSVFTLPGFNTVFKIIKDRFSPSKNVNRATVIEKYRLVKSVDRVGRMADTQEFADFRFPLSKFEPECLAELLDVAAGTVEVEGDTVLIRHCWTERRMTPLNLYLENANPAQVREALEDYGLAIKQLAAANIFPGDMLLKNFGVTRHGRVVFYDYDEICYLTEANFRHIPAPRTPEDEMASEPWYSIGPLDVFPEEFPPFLFADAGQRKLFNELHGELYNADYWKGLQDAIRAGKVIDVFPYRRKERCGE; this is encoded by the coding sequence ATGTCGCAACCCACGCCTGCCCTCGCTATCGCCCGTACCATCCTCGAAGGCTTCGACGATTACCGCGAGCACTTCCGCCAGATCACCGATGGCGCCCGTGAGCGCTTTGAAAAGGCCCAGTGGCAACAAGGGCAGGCGGCTTCGGCGGCGCGTATCAACCTGTACGAAGAAAAAGTCAGTGAAGTGACTGCACGGCTGCGGGAGAACTTCGCTGAGGCTGTCTTGCTCGACATCGATGCCTGGCCCCTGGTGAAAAGCGCCTACATCGGCCTGATCGACCTGCGCTTTGACGATGAGCTGTCCGAGACCTGGTACAACTCGATCTTCTGCGGTCTGTTCAGCCACGACCTGATCAGCGACGGCTGCATGTTCGTCCACACCACGCGACCAAGCCTGCGCCGGGCGAGGGCGGCGCAAACCCGGATCTACACGCCGGTCGGCAGGATTTCCGACATGCTGGGGCAGATTTTCGCCGACTACAGCTTCAGCGAGCCCTATGCGGATCTGTCGGCCGACCTGCGTCGCATCGAAGCGCAACTGCGCGAGAACCTGCCGGACTGGGTGTGCAAGGACCCGGACCTGAAGGTCGAGCTGTTTTCCTCGGTGCTCTACCGCAACAAGGGCGCTTACCTGGTCGGGCGTATCTATACCCACGACGAGCAGTGGCCCCTGGTCATCCCGCTGCTGCACCGCGAAGGGCAGGGCATCCAGATCGATGCGTTGATTACCGACGAAGCCGATGTGTCGATCATTTTTTCCTTCACCCGCTCCTACTTCATGGTCGACGTGCCGGTGCCGGCGGAATTCATCGGTTTCCTCAAACGCATCCTGCCGGGCAAGCACATTGCCGAGCTGTACACCTCGATCGGCTTCTACAAGCACGGCAAGTCGGAGTTCTATCGCGCCCTGATCAACCACCTGGCCACCACTGACGATCAATTCATCATGGCCCCCGGTGTGCGCGGCATGGTCATGAGCGTGTTCACGCTGCCGGGCTTCAACACGGTGTTCAAGATCATCAAGGACCGCTTTTCGCCGTCGAAAAACGTCAACCGCGCCACGGTGATCGAGAAGTACCGCCTGGTCAAAAGCGTCGACCGCGTCGGGCGCATGGCTGATACCCAGGAGTTCGCCGATTTCCGCTTCCCGTTGAGCAAGTTCGAGCCCGAATGCCTGGCCGAATTGCTCGATGTGGCCGCCGGCACCGTCGAAGTCGAAGGCGACACCGTGCTGATCCGCCACTGCTGGACCGAACGGCGCATGACCCCGCTCAATCTCTACCTCGAAAACGCCAACCCCGCCCAGGTCCGCGAAGCCCTGGAAGACTATGGCCTGGCGATCAAGCAACTGGCGGCAGCGAACATCTTCCCCGGCGACATGCTGCTCAAAAACTTCGGCGTCACCCGCCATGGCCGCGTCGTGTTCTACGACTACGACGAGATCTGCTACCTCACCGAAGCCAACTTCCGCCACATCCCCGCACCGCGCACACCGGAGGATGAAATGGCCTCCGAACCCTGGTATTCCATCGGCCCGCTGGATGTGTTCCCGGAAGAGTTCCCGCCGTTCCTGTTCGCCGACGCCGGCCAACGCAAGCTGTTCAATGAACTGCATGGCGAGTTGTACAACGCCGACTACTGGAAAGGGCTGCAGGATGCGATTCGCGCCGGCAAGGTCATCGATGTGTTCCCGTACCGGCGCAAGGAGCGGTGTGGTGAATAA
- a CDS encoding AAA family ATPase, whose protein sequence is MKIESIRLKNFKVFRDVHLKDIPPFLIVVGANGAGKTSLFDVFGFLHDCLKGNVRQALDSRGRFREVLSRESDGDTILIEIQYRMPIAGVNRLVTYSLEIGDKNNVPYVKREILRYKRGRYGSPYRFLDFENGQGFAITNEEDFQRSDEELDREYQSVASDTLAIKGLGQFEKFKAANAFRQLIEQWHVSDFHISSARGRKEPSGDSEHLSESGDNLPLVARYMFEQHPEQFKKILETMSRRVPGVKTIEPLLTADGYLTLRFQDGAFKTPFLDRYVSDGTIKMFAYMVLLHDPAPHPLLCVEDPENQLYPTLMQELAEEFRGYALRGGQVLVSTHSPDFLNAAELDEVCWLVKKEGGTEVRRAKDDPQICEYMAEGDQLGYLWKQGFFDGADPQ, encoded by the coding sequence ATGAAAATCGAATCAATTCGGCTAAAAAACTTCAAAGTTTTCCGTGACGTACATTTGAAAGATATTCCTCCCTTTCTAATCGTTGTAGGTGCCAACGGTGCGGGGAAAACTTCACTGTTCGACGTATTTGGATTTTTGCACGATTGTTTAAAAGGCAATGTCAGGCAGGCACTGGACAGCCGAGGGCGTTTTCGGGAGGTCTTAAGCAGGGAGAGCGACGGCGACACAATTCTTATAGAAATCCAGTACCGTATGCCAATTGCTGGCGTTAATCGTCTGGTTACATATTCTCTTGAAATTGGTGACAAAAATAATGTCCCTTATGTCAAGCGCGAAATTCTTCGTTATAAACGAGGTCGCTATGGCAGTCCTTATCGTTTTCTCGATTTCGAGAATGGGCAGGGATTTGCAATTACCAATGAAGAAGACTTTCAGCGTTCCGACGAAGAGCTAGATAGAGAATATCAATCAGTTGCCTCGGATACCTTGGCGATTAAAGGACTTGGTCAGTTTGAAAAGTTTAAAGCTGCCAATGCTTTTAGGCAGTTGATCGAGCAATGGCATGTTTCTGATTTTCATATCAGTTCCGCCCGGGGAAGGAAAGAGCCGTCAGGCGATTCCGAGCATTTGTCTGAGTCGGGTGATAATTTGCCACTGGTTGCTCGATATATGTTCGAGCAACACCCCGAGCAATTCAAAAAAATACTCGAAACTATGTCGAGACGAGTGCCTGGCGTCAAAACCATCGAGCCTCTTTTGACTGCGGATGGTTATTTAACTCTGAGATTTCAAGACGGCGCGTTCAAAACGCCGTTTCTGGATCGTTATGTTTCTGATGGCACCATTAAAATGTTTGCTTATATGGTGTTGTTGCACGATCCAGCGCCTCACCCCTTGCTCTGTGTGGAAGATCCGGAAAATCAGCTCTACCCAACGTTGATGCAAGAGCTGGCAGAGGAGTTTCGGGGGTATGCATTGCGCGGAGGTCAAGTGTTGGTTTCGACCCACTCTCCAGACTTTTTAAATGCTGCCGAGTTGGATGAAGTCTGTTGGCTGGTCAAGAAAGAGGGCGGGACGGAGGTTCGTCGTGCCAAGGATGATCCGCAAATATGTGAGTATATGGCTGAAGGCGATCAGTTAGGTTACTTGTGGAAGCAAGGATTTTTTGATGGGGCTGATCCTCAATGA
- a CDS encoding DUF4276 family protein — MRKELVFLLEERSAKVMLETFLPRMLDERIEFRLIAFEGKQDLEKRMVMRIKGYINNDARFIVVRDQDSDPNCVALKARLIDKCKASGRAAVSLVRIACRELETFYLADLNAVEKALCMKGLVAKQQGAKFRNPDYLVSPSHELKILTKQKYEKIAGSREIGRYLEVDNVRSDSFRNLVQGIKRFERELLML, encoded by the coding sequence ATGAGAAAAGAGTTGGTTTTTCTATTGGAAGAGCGCTCCGCAAAGGTCATGTTGGAAACTTTTCTACCAAGAATGCTTGATGAGCGTATAGAGTTTAGGTTGATTGCATTTGAGGGGAAGCAAGATCTTGAGAAACGTATGGTTATGCGTATCAAAGGGTATATAAATAACGATGCGCGGTTTATCGTTGTGCGTGATCAAGACAGTGATCCAAATTGCGTTGCGTTGAAAGCCAGGTTGATTGATAAATGCAAGGCTTCCGGGCGAGCGGCTGTCAGCTTGGTTCGAATCGCTTGTCGTGAGCTGGAAACTTTTTATCTTGCAGATCTTAACGCAGTTGAAAAGGCATTGTGTATGAAAGGCCTGGTTGCTAAGCAGCAAGGTGCAAAATTTCGCAATCCAGACTATCTAGTGTCGCCTAGCCATGAATTGAAAATTCTAACTAAGCAAAAATACGAGAAGATTGCTGGTTCTCGAGAGATAGGGCGTTATCTGGAGGTTGATAATGTTCGCTCTGATAGCTTCCGTAATTTAGTGCAGGGTATCAAACGTTTTGAGAGGGAGTTGCTAATGCTTTAA